One part of the Vicia villosa cultivar HV-30 ecotype Madison, WI linkage group LG6, Vvil1.0, whole genome shotgun sequence genome encodes these proteins:
- the LOC131614590 gene encoding uncharacterized protein LOC131614590, with protein sequence MKSILRGFELMSELRVNFLKSNFYAVNVGEWLLNAASEFLSCKIGFLPFKFLGVKVGDSPRKLTMWKELIAHLKKRLAVWRGFHINIAGKVVLINSVLNMIPIYSLSFYKAPSKVLKEIKSMQSKFLWNGRDDKKSIHWVGWNTVCKTCEQGGLGVKNMEILNVALLRKWKWRLLTEKEAVWSGIINHRYDNSALKILVEDVSVVSKQDSIWWRDVLISGNYVNLEENHFAAAGSKTARGWQWHEAQQFLPGHAANTNLVRQLLEELRFFSLV encoded by the exons ATGAAGTCCATTCTTAGGGGTTTTGAATTGATGTCCGAATTAAGAGTAAACTTTCTCAAGAGCAATTTTTACGCTGTTAATGTTGGCGAATGGTTGCTTAATGCGGCGTCGGAGTTTCTTTCTTGCAAGATAGGTTTTTTACCGTTTAAATTCCTAGGTGTTAAAGTTGGAGATAGTCCTAGAAAACTAACTATGTGGAAGGAACTTATTGCTCACTTGAAAAAGAGATTGGCCGTGTGGAGGGGGTTTCACATTAATATTGCGGGAAAAGTGGTTTTGATAAATTCGGTTCTTAATATGATTCCTATATACTCCTTATCTTTCTATAAAGCACCTTCAAAAGTGTTAAAAGAAATTAAGAGTATGCAAAGTAAATTTCTTTGGAATGGTAGAGATGATAAGAAATCGATTCATTGGGTTGGTTGGAACACCGTTTGTAAAACATGTGAGCAAGGAGGTCTAGGTGTGAAGAATATGGAGATATTGAACGTTGCATTGTTAAGAAAATGGAAGTGGAGGTTGTTGACGGAAAAGGAAGCGGTGTGGAGTGGTATCATCAACCATAGGTACGACAATTCGGCTTTAAAAATTCTTGTCGAAGATGTCAGTGTCGTTAGTAAACAAGACTCGATTTGGTGGAGGGATGTGTTGATTTCTGGTAATTATGTAAATTTGGAGGAAAATCATTTTGCAG CTGCTGGTAGCAAAACAGCTCGGGGCTGGCAGTGGCATGAAGCGCAGCAGTTCCTGCCTGGGCATGCTGCGAACACCAATCTGGTTCGACAGCTGTTGGAGGAGCTGCGATTTTTCTCGCTTGTGTAG